In the genome of Mycteria americana isolate JAX WOST 10 ecotype Jacksonville Zoo and Gardens chromosome 7, USCA_MyAme_1.0, whole genome shotgun sequence, one region contains:
- the LOC142413081 gene encoding G-protein coupled receptor 55-like: protein MNDTRADNSISTDVELFQLIMYTPTFTLGLLFNVMALSFLFFRVKKLSESTVYMIALIFLDTLLLFTLPFKIISYHLRDSWNLGSVFCSTLESLYFVNMYGSILISLCICVDRYIAIRHPFAAPTLRSTKKAAMICAVICLGTSAGTVSTFQLHGGGHISSCFHNFSKSTWENAGLFSALETTFFSSMAAMTFCTVQTVRCLRNRRKPDNPQTHTTRAETIVMTNLVAFLVCFTPYHIAYFVYFLVKNNIIHTSFQQVLRDIVQVTLCWANLNCCLDGVCYYFVLKESLEDPLQNSEKTAMRKL, encoded by the coding sequence ATGAATGACACCCGTGCCGATAACAGTATCAGCACTGACGTGGAACTGTTCCAGCTCATCATGTACACCCCCACATTTACCCTGGGATTGCTGTTCAATGTGATGGCTCTGTCATTCCTGTTTTTTAGGGTTAAAAAGCTGTCAGAATCTACAGTCTACATGATAGCCCTTATTTTCCTGGATACTTTGCTGCTCTttactcttccttttaaaataatttcctaccaCCTTCGGGACAGCTGGAACTTGGGGTCTGTGTTTTGCTCCACCTTGGAGAGTCTTTACTTTGTAAACATGTACGGCAGCATCCTCATCTCCCTCTGCATCTGTGTAGACCGGTACATTGCTATCCGGCACCCTTTCGCAGCTCCCACCCTGCGATCCACCAAGAAAGCTGCTATGATCTGTGCTGTCATCTGCCTGGGCACCTCAGCTGGGACAGTCTCTACTTTCCAACTGCATGGAGGGGGCCACATCTCGTCCTGCTTCCACAACTTCTCCAAGAGCACATGGGAAAACGCAGGCCTGTTCAGCGCCTTGGAGACTACCTTCTTCAGCAGCATGGCAGCCATGACCTTCTGCACTGTTCAGACCGTCAGATGTTTGAGAAACCGCAGAAAACCAGACAACCCCCAAACACACACCACCAGAGCAGAGACAATAGTCATGACAAACCTTGTGGCGTTTTTGGTCTGTTTCACACCTTACCACATCGCATACTTTGTGTACTTTTTGGTGAAGAATAACATCATTCACACCAGTTTTCAGCAAGTGCTACGAGACATTGTTCAGGTGACCCTTTGCTGGGCAAACCTGAACTGCTGTCTTGATGGGGtgtgttattattttgttttaaaggagtcCTTGGAAGACCCAttacaaaacagtgaaaaaacagcCATGCGAAAACTTTGA